CAGGGGTGTATGTGCATTTGGGTGCACATATGTGCATTAGGAGTGGAGTGAGGGCCGGGTCCTATTGAAGCCTAACCTGATCCCAAGGGGCCAGAGAGGGCTCAGGACCATACATCCCCTAACTTGAGCTTTGTCTTCTCACCTGGAGGCTCTTCCACACCGGGTACCCTTCCCCCCCAGTGTCAGGCCTGTAGTCCCCCATTCAAGGATTCTGACCCCAAAACTCCTCCTGACCCTGATCCAGCTGCCTCACCCTCCGGATCCCATCTCGCGCAGCGGGAAGCTGCGCAACCCCCGCACCAGCACGGCAGCCTCCCCCGGCAGTAGCAGCTCCAGGTCGCCCATGTTGTGGCCGGGGACCGAGAGCGGGAAGGCAGGATTCAGCTGACCCTGGGCAGCAGCCGACGCTGAAGTGAGGGTGCTGAAACTCTCGAGGACGACCGCGACTCGCAGGGTCGACGTCTTGGATACAGCCGTTGCGGAGTGGTTGGGGCGCGTGGGTCCGCGCCGCCATGGAAACGGTTAGTCCAGCGCCTGCGCGCGCTGCGCAggctccggccccgcccccgtccACCTCGCTTTTCCGGCTGCAGTTAGCCCTCTTTGGACTCCCAGAACTTTCTCCTTCACCGCCTGCGGCTCACGGGTCTGCCCTGAGTACCGGACTCGGGTGGCCTAGGCTTCCTCCTAGGACATCAAATCGACCCGCACGGGGATGGGGTCACCTCGCCCCCACCAGCTCTTCCTGCAGCAACTCTACCTCAGCTGTACCGCTTCTGCGTGGTTTCCTGGCTCCAGTATGTCTCCTGCCCGACTCCACCTGTTGGCTCTATCCCCTCAAGTACTGCCCAGTGCCCACGTCTCTCCATTCTAGCCTAGCAGGCTGCCAGCACATGTCATGAAGTAACTGCTGTAGTCTTTTTCTAGGTGACTCTGTGGACGCTTCTAGTCCTCGAAATAATGTCCAAAGCAGCTTATCAGCAATTCTGTAGTATTAAGGTCTTGCCCCTTCCTTACCTCAGTACTTCATCTGTTGTCCCTCTCCCCATTGCTTCCCATGTTTCAGCCCCGTGGGCCTCTCTTGGGTtccttacacattttttttttttttttaatgtttatttatttttgaggcgggggagaagcagagagagagggatacagaggatctgaagcaggctcctgctgacagcagaaagcgtgatgcagggctccaacccaccaaccgtgagatcatgacctgaagtcgaaagcttaaccggctgagccgccaccacctgagccacccagatgccccaggttcCTCATACATCCTAAAGTTGCTTTTACTTTGcacctgttccctctgcctggaatactcttcctCCTTCAGGCCTCAGTTCAAGTCACCTCAGCGAGGCCTTCCTTGCCCATTTAATCCAGGAcagccccagctcccaccccAAGTCATTCTTCATCACAGCTTCCTGATTGTTTCTTTCTGGCTGTTATTTCAGTTTATAATTACCCTGCACATTTACTGTCCATAGCCAGTCTTGCCCACCAGATGGCGCACCAGGGTGCCAGGACCCCGGCTATTTCACTGCAGTCCTCCAATGGCTGGTTTAGAGGCGGTACTCAATAAAGACAGGTTGAAATGGGTGATTTTATTCACAGAAGTGAGGGTCAACCTTGAGACAATATGGACTAGTCTACTGGTCTAGCCCTCATGTACCAGGCAAGGCTTAGCAGGACAGAGTAGCCACAGCCATGTGCCTAGACCAGGCCACCCCAGTCTCACTTCCAGCAGATGATGATGTTGGGGTCATTTTCCAGCCGTTCATCAAGCTCATGGTAGCTCATGCCTATTTGGGACAGTGCAGGTGAGGTGAGTAACCATGACTTgaccaccctgccctgccccaacCTTAGCTGAGCTGCCTGCTCCCACCTGTTTTGCAACAGATTTCATCGTAGCTGTGGCAGCCTGTGTAAAGTCGGGCAGGATGGCTCCGCTCCTCCCGAGACACCCGCACAGGATACTTCTGTAGTCGTCGGATGAGGTTCTTCATAAGCCCAAACTGGATAAGCTTCCTGGGGTGGGGTTGAGGGAGAGGGGGATGATGCCCTGGCCAGGAGTTCCTCCAGCCAGGCCAACTCTTTCCTGCAGTCTCCCTTCCCATTTTGTCTCAGTGACCAGACTGGCCTCCAAACACATCATCTCCAGAAAGCCTGCCTGGACTAGCAGTGCCACATTATTCTGCTCACTGGGAATCTCCTGATTCCTCTCTAACCCGGGGCTCCAGAGAGATATAGAGTATCTGCCTTCAGGCAAACCCCTCATGTCCCTGGGAATCCCCTTCTGACCGTTCATCAACGCGTTGCAGCTGCTGGGGGTGGCGGCCAATGAGGTCTCTCACAGTAGTGCCAGGGCTCAGGCTGCAGTACAGCTGGAACACATCCCGGAGACTGGCCCTCTTGTGCCCTGTGGGCACCAGGGGTCAGATCTGCTTGTAGCTCTGCCCTCCCCAAGATGGCCACCCCGAGAGCCCGCCACTACCTTGCTTGGTCACATAGGATAAACACGCTTCCTGCAGGGACTTGTCATCTACCAGGTCCTGGACCTTGGGTGTCGGGCAGTACACATTGGAATACTGGAAGGTAGCAGGAGGCACAGGGGGCTCAGTGAGGGGCTTGGAAGTCTGACACAGCCCCAGTCTGGCCAAGCCACATGATCCACTCTCTGCTTAACCAGACCCCAGACTCACCTACCTGGAGGATGGACACCAGTGTCACAACACCATAATACCTGGGGGAGATAGTTGTGTTCAGCTTCTGAGGGCCATGCCTTCCCAGCCCCCACACTCAGGGTCCCGGGGCTCTTTCCTGGCTAGCAACCCTGTCCTGACTGTGACTGTTGCCCCACTTACAGCAAGTTCTGGATGGCAATGCGCACCAGGTTTAACTCCACATCTGCCTCTGCTGAGATCTTTTGGACATGGCGGAAGCCGTCAATGTAGGGCAGGatctgggcagggcagggcagggtcagCGGGGATGGGATGAGGCCAGGACTGTGGCCAGCTCTATATGATGATACCCAGGGAGGGCTAGCACACCTGTTGTGTGGTGAGGTCCCACTGTGAGTTGAAGAAATCCTCCTTGTCTTTGGTAAAGACAGGCACGTCATACTCCTGGGCCACAGGAGGGTCAGGCCGCTGCTCAATCACCTTCAAGTGGATGGTGTTGGACTCATCTGCAGGGGACCCACCCATATCTTCAGTGTTATGTCCTTTAAGAGGCCCTCAATTACCCTCCGGTCCTCCCAGAAGCCCTTGATGGAGATGGGTAGCTCTGGGTAGGGCCagtctcccccttcccctctacTTTAAACTCTATGcctaatgtggggcctgaacttacgaccctcagatcaagactcacatgctctactgactgaggcaggcaggtgccccaaatcttccCCTTTCAAGGAAGAAGAGATAggtccagagagggaaaggaatatGCGCAAGGAACATGGAGCATGGCCTCCAAATCCTAAATCCTAACATGCACTGGACCTTGGACATCATCAAGCCAGCTCATGGCTATTTATTGGCCACCAATTTGTTCATTAGTCTTGTCCATGGCTGGGCTTGCCTTCCCCTGCTATGTTCCTATTCTTCCTCTACCCCTTTGCTGTCCTTGCAAAGGCTGGGCCATACCGATGGGCAGAGTACACCGGCCTGAGGCATTTAGCTCCTCCAGCAAGATGGTCATGATGGGCACCAACTTCTGCTTGCTCTCCTCTGTTGACACGAAGCTGCTCTCTAGCTGAATGGAGCATGGACAACATGGTGGGCACACCCTGGGACCCCTGGCCAGCATCCTGCCCTGGCAGATTCCTAGGTCTGGAGGGCTTTGGAAACATTTGTCTGCCTGCCCATCCACTCAAGCCCATTGTGTTGCAGACCTCCAGTGTGGTCAGGTAGCCAGCCAGCTTTTTGACGATGGGCTCAAGGGCACAGGTCTTAGCCTGAGCATCACACACGAAGCCTAGGTTGAAGAGCAGGGCATTGCGGCTGTACTTCTTGTGCTCGATGCAGACAGGACAGCCGATCAGTTTCTTCTCCATGGCTGTGCTGGATGGGGGGAACAGGTGGGAACAGAGTCAGGTTCTTTCTGCTCCCAAACTTGTCCTCTCCTCCTGGGACATCCCCCGCCTTCCCCACTAGGGCCTCACACAGTGATAAGCTTGTTCTGCAGCTCTGGCTTGGTGATGATGTACACTTGGACTGTGTCAAACAGCTCCCGCGAGATGAAGTCTTCAGGGACCTGGGAAGCGGAGTGGCAAGAGGCCCCTTAGTGGACCTTGGGACTAGGCATAATACCTTGGGGGACCCCCAAGGACTAAGCCTTCTTGTCCAGCGTTTCACCTCTCTCCCATCCACCCAGGCCTACTACTCCTTTGTGTTTCCAAACACACTCCAGGTTCTCACCTGCCTCCCGTCTTTTGCATATGCTGTTTCCCCTACCTGGCACACACTCGCCTCCATCTAAATTCCTAAGCATCCAGGGATACTGTAGGACCGCGCATCCCTGCGTCTCTTGGGAACTGATACCTCCTCTGGGTCCCCACAGCCCGATTTCTCACAGTCACTGTCTATGGGATGTTTGTTTGCTCCCCAACACTGGGAGCCTGGGACCTGGGTCTGAGTATTCTCTCGGTTAATGATCCTCCGTGAATGAAGGAGTGGTGTGACTGCGTACAGCACGGGGCACGGGAATCCACTGCTTCCAGGCACCCTGCTTGAGCTCGCGAGAGCGTCCCTCTCCCcgtccccctctgcccccagccccgcgAGCCCGGATGGCACCTGATAGGTGATCTTGGGTCCCAGCGTGGGGTGGAACTCGCTGAAGAATATGCATTCGATACGGCAGCCGCTGCCCATGGCGCCAGCAGAGCCCAGGTCTGTAGTCTCTGACGGCTGGACCCCCTGCGAACACCCGTCGGAAACAGCCCGAAGGCCTGGATGATGGATCAAACACGCTTGCGCACTCACACCCGTCAAGCTGTCTGCTCAACGGCGCCTGCGCAGCATGACGGAGAGGTGTGGCGCGGGGGTGGGGAAGCTTGTCCCAGGAAGTCCCGGGTAGGTAGACGTCGCACCCGGAAGTGAAGCGGCTCCGCGACGGAGCTGCAGTGCGCGCGACAGGGGCCTGAGTATCCCGCTTTCTTGGGAAGAAACCACCAAGTCGGGTCAGTGCTGCAGGTGAGGCAGGCGAGTCCCTAGCATGTAGGGTCAGCATGCCAGCGGCACGTGGGGAGACTGTGCGCGAAGGGATTCAGGCTGTAAAGTCGGGAGCAGATGGGAACTACAATACCCGTAGCGCTTCACGCGCTTCCTGCTGGCGCTCCCGTCCGGCGATGGCGTGATGCACGCTGGGATTTGTAGTCTATTACTCGGCCTTGCGCATCCTACCTGGAAGGTGGGCCAGTGATCAGTGCCAGTTTAGATACTGGGCACACGCTGACAGGCTGCCAGCCCTCGCCTGTTACTGGTGCCTGTTTTGGTACTGTCCCTTCCTACCTTAACTTCTTGGAAGAGAGTGGCATTCCTGCCCTGCAACCCTTGCTCCAGTGTGAGGAGTGGACAGCAGGCACTTGAGACCCTTGCTCATTCTACTATGCTTTCAGGCTCCAGCCACTGGCCCGGTTGACCATGGCCCTTTCTGTGGAGACCGAGTCGCACATCTACCGAGCTCTGCGCACTGCCTCTGGGGCTGCTGCCCACCTTGTGGCCCTGGGCTTTACGATCTTTGTGGCTGTGCTTGCCAGGCCTGGCTCCAGTAAGTAGAATTCATAGTTGACTTCTGGGAAGGAAAGTGCCCCTTCTCCTGGGGAGCAGGAGCAATAGGAAGCCTTGGGCCTGACTCCTGGGAAAGGCTTGGTTGGCTGGGGGACATCGTATGCTGGAGGAATAAGTGGGGAGGAAGTGAGTGTGCGGGCTCTGTCAGTTTGGCCAGAGTACCTGgctcttctttccttattttggTGCTCCACTTGGCTGCCTTGTGTGAAGTGctaggagaaggagggaggcctgCCAGAGGAGTGGCAAAGCATGGCCTCTGCTCCAGGGAGGGACCAGGAAGCAAGGATAGGTATGGGATGAGCTTGTTGCAGTAACAGGGGCCTTAGTATTTTGGCAGCACTTCCTTGGGCGATGCGCTGCCCATTTTCCTCAGACTGTAGGGATCGGTGTGGCTGGGCTCTTCTTGCCTCAGCCTCACAAAGCCTCCTCTTCATTCCAGGTCTGTTCTCCTGGCACCCCATGCTTATGTCTCTGGCTGTAAGTAGTGGGCCTGGCCAGCTcttaggggtgggagggagcataGTTCCGGGTGGTAGCCCGGGTAGCCTCTGAATCCTTATGGATGCTTAATATCTCTTTGGAGGGGTGGAATGTGGAACTGGAGGAGTCGCATGCTCCAACACCTGCCCGTAGTATATAAACCAGACTTGAACCAGAGTGTTCAAAACCCAGGGCAAATTTGCCTAAGCACAAAATGAGGCTTTATCCACCTCCAGGCAAGACGCTTGGAAAATGATTTTTGAGTGTACCTGTGTCTCTTTTTACCTTAATTTATGGTGATGCATCTAATTTTCCCTGAAATAGTGCACCCATGTGGCCAGCTCTTGCCAAGAAGCTGTATCCAGCCCTGTGTTAGGGAAACAAAGCTTGTGAATCATTTATAACTGCCACATCTCAAACCTTGTGTTTGCTGGGTAATATAGCAGACATGACATTTCAAAATAGCACCTAGGAAGAAATGTGGAGAGGTATATACCTCTTGCCAGTTACTAAGGGCAGATGTCCTGTCCCTGATAGAGCTCCCCACTCTTGCCCCGCCAAATGGATACTCTTGTCATTGGATAGAGAATGGAGAGGGGGAATCTGCCCACAGTGACTGGCAACTTAGAAAGTTATCTGAAGCTTTTTTTCCTGACTTAGTTTCCCATCCCTGTTTCCCCAGTTCTCTTTCCTGATGACCGAGGCACTGCTGGTGTTCTCTCCTGAGAGTTCGCTGCTGCGCTCCCTCTCACGGAAGGGCCGAGCACGCTGCCACTGGGTACTGCAGCTGCTGGCCCTGCTGTGTGCACTGCTGGGCCTAGGTCTTGTCATCCTCCATAAGGAACAGCTTGGCAAAGCCCACCTGGCCACGTGGCATGGGCGGGCAGGGCTGATAGCTGTGCTGTGGGCCGGGTTGCAGTGCTCAGGTGGGGTGGGGCTGCTCTACCCTAAACTGCTGCCCCGCTGGCCCCTGGCTAAGCTCAAGCTATACCATGCCACTTCTGGGCTAGTAGGCTACCTTCTGGGTAGTGCCAGCCTCTTGTTGGGCATGTGCTCCCTCTGGTTCACCGCCACAGTCACTGGTGGGGTCTGGTACCTTGCTGTGCTATGCCCTGTCATTACCAGTTTGGTCATCATGAGTCAGGTGAGCAACGCCTACCTGTACCGCAAAAGGATCCAGCCATGAGCTCTTCCCAGCCTAGAAGCCTGGATTTGCCCCTCAGTGTAGTAGCAGGGGCTGGGGCCTCCTGGATTTTCTCAGCTAAGTCATGAGGACATCTCAGGCACTGGGGAAGTCTAAAGTAGGAGTCTTGTGTGTGACATTTTTTGCTTGCTCCTCATGGTGGAGTGCTTCCCCTTTTCTTCTGTACTGTCCCAGAGGAGCTTATGGATGATGTCTGGCTGAAGCTGGGGTTGCAAACCTACTTCCCCAGCAACTCAACTCATACTTGTACTGGTATGTCTGGAAAttacaggagagaaaaaagcaaaataaagaagaatgacTGAAAAGACCGGATGGGAGGAATAGCTTAGAACTGGGGATAGTTCTCACTAGTGCTGTCAGAATGAAGAAACAGGCAGCTAGGCAAGATGGGGACCCGTCCCTGGCTGCTCACTGAGGGGCTGAAGCTCTCCCAGCACATGAGCTCTGAGATCTGGCTGCTGAGCCTCCTGTGCCCTCCTGTGCCACCCAGGGCCCTAGATGAGTGACCCTAGATGGTACAGCTATGTGTCCTTTCACTCGCCCACCTGCATACTGTGCTGGCATCGCCAAACTGGTGGTTAGATGTGGACAGTGACACGGTGGGAGCTGGGGATGGGCTGTTTCCATAGGTTTCAAGCACTGACCACTGTCTTGAGGGTGAGCAATCGATAAGAACACTCTTTATGATAGAGAGGCCCTCAACCATCCGATCTTCTGGGCAGAGCCTCCCTGACTGggaatcagagagagaaaatgcgtAAGTATTGGAAGTGACAGCTCTGGGAAGGGTGTTTAacagtgggggtagggggagtgGGGGCAATAGGCTTCTTATTCAGCTGGAGCTGGCAGGGAGACCAAGCCCTTGAACCTAGAGTAAAGTCCCTAACTTTGCAGTTGAACATGATGAGGGGGCTGCCCAAGGTGGTCTGATAGAGCCCAGGAGCCATACCTCAAAGAACTGCTTTATTGATACTGCGAGGCTGGGCTTCACTGCCCACTCAAGTGGTCCTGTAGAAAATACTTGGGAGCCATGGCTCTTCTGGCCAAGAAGCAGCCATAGCCACAGCAGAGGGAATCAGAAATTTTCACATGAACATAGTCTTTCTGAGGGTGGGCAGGAATGTGCAGCCCTGCACTGGCTGGACCCCCAGAACGGTTTTGGCAAATCCTTGCCTTGGCTCAGGGCTCTTGGCAACCAGTATCAGGCATCAGGGTTGGCCCAGGAGGTGTGGCACCACTGTCCCTGCAGCCACTTGCTTGGGGCTGTCTGCTGAGGTACAGTCTTACCTCAGATGGCCCGGGCTGGCTGACACTTCAGAGGCCCCATGCCTGGCATAGTGGTTGTCTGGAGTTGGAACCAGGTAGCAAGAGTCCTGGGTAG
This DNA window, taken from Panthera tigris isolate Pti1 chromosome A2, P.tigris_Pti1_mat1.1, whole genome shotgun sequence, encodes the following:
- the NPRL2 gene encoding GATOR complex protein NPRL2; the protein is MGSGCRIECIFFSEFHPTLGPKITYQVPEDFISRELFDTVQVYIITKPELQNKLITVTAMEKKLIGCPVCIEHKKYSRNALLFNLGFVCDAQAKTCALEPIVKKLAGYLTTLELESSFVSTEESKQKLVPIMTILLEELNASGRCTLPIDESNTIHLKVIEQRPDPPVAQEYDVPVFTKDKEDFFNSQWDLTTQQILPYIDGFRHVQKISAEADVELNLVRIAIQNLLYYGVVTLVSILQYSNVYCPTPKVQDLVDDKSLQEACLSYVTKQGHKRASLRDVFQLYCSLSPGTTVRDLIGRHPQQLQRVDERKLIQFGLMKNLIRRLQKYPVRVSREERSHPARLYTGCHSYDEICCKTGMSYHELDERLENDPNIIICWK
- the LOC102968591 gene encoding transmembrane reductase CYB561D2, whose translation is MALSVETESHIYRALRTASGAAAHLVALGFTIFVAVLARPGSSLFSWHPMLMSLAFSFLMTEALLVFSPESSLLRSLSRKGRARCHWVLQLLALLCALLGLGLVILHKEQLGKAHLATWHGRAGLIAVLWAGLQCSGGVGLLYPKLLPRWPLAKLKLYHATSGLVGYLLGSASLLLGMCSLWFTATVTGGVWYLAVLCPVITSLVIMSQVSNAYLYRKRIQP